The following proteins come from a genomic window of Nostoc sp. TCL26-01:
- a CDS encoding FAD-dependent oxidoreductase, which translates to MKRRHKVASLISLSLISGYLLPIFDSGIVAAPPRTPDKTVNCEILVVGGGLSGVATAYEGLLAGRRVCLTEITDWLGGQISSQGTSALDERPTQRRRQFYSRGYLELRNRIQKKYGKLNPGDCWVSDSCFLPRDAHTILAQMLKDAEKKGKGKLEWFPNTVIKDLDITQGKLINSAIAIQHQPVKGAPPLNTLPLSQTIDDAYRYSNSSRFTKTIIRLVPQPSKGSSPHWYVVDATETGEIIALADVPYRLGIDARSYLEPSSSSTKNDPYCTQGFTYTFAMEATKEPQPQQMPPFYLQYSPYFSYELQRLANFGLVFTYRRIWSPTKGQPVTFNGVNFSAPTPGDISMQNWTWGNDYRPGTAKDNLVYTRQQLQSTGQLKPGGWMGGLRTQTLRKGEENALAYYYWLVAGTTDSQLGQGVKQQQTNNRLLTGLNSPMGTAHGLSKYPYMREGRRIIGRPSWGQPGGFSIWEIDISRRDYNDEYYRQTLPADMYRQLKAALAGLEAVSVISGQVSPDKALRRTRSTIFPDAVGIGHYAIDFHPCMVNSPPEAPGNKERPGERRGGGQAYPFQIALRAMIPQKIDNLLVGGKSIATSHIAAAAYRVHSFEWSSGAAAGTIAAFSLKNGVAPYQLVDNLPKPEPQLQALKRLLEKNGNPTAFPDTSIFNENWEDWR; encoded by the coding sequence ATGAAGCGCAGACATAAAGTAGCCTCACTCATCAGTCTCAGCTTAATCTCTGGCTACCTCTTACCTATCTTTGATTCTGGTATTGTCGCTGCACCACCGAGAACCCCAGACAAAACCGTCAACTGTGAAATTTTAGTCGTAGGTGGTGGACTTTCTGGTGTAGCCACAGCTTATGAAGGGTTATTGGCTGGGAGAAGGGTTTGTCTGACGGAAATTACAGACTGGTTGGGGGGACAAATTTCCTCTCAAGGAACCTCTGCCTTAGATGAACGTCCAACTCAACGCCGACGACAATTTTATTCTCGTGGCTATTTGGAATTGCGAAATCGCATTCAGAAAAAGTACGGTAAACTTAACCCTGGTGATTGCTGGGTCAGTGACTCCTGTTTTCTGCCTCGTGATGCTCACACAATTCTGGCACAGATGCTCAAAGATGCTGAGAAAAAGGGCAAAGGCAAGTTAGAGTGGTTCCCTAACACAGTAATTAAAGATTTAGATATTACTCAAGGTAAATTAATTAATAGCGCGATCGCCATCCAACATCAACCCGTAAAAGGCGCACCCCCCCTCAACACCTTACCTTTATCGCAAACTATTGATGATGCTTATCGCTACAGCAATTCCTCTCGGTTCACTAAAACCATTATTCGTCTAGTCCCCCAACCCAGCAAAGGAAGTAGCCCTCATTGGTATGTCGTTGATGCTACCGAAACTGGAGAAATTATTGCTTTAGCTGATGTTCCTTACCGTTTAGGTATTGATGCCCGTTCCTACCTAGAACCTTCTTCTTCTAGTACCAAAAATGACCCCTACTGCACCCAAGGTTTTACTTACACCTTTGCAATGGAGGCTACTAAGGAACCCCAACCGCAGCAAATGCCACCCTTTTATCTCCAATACTCACCCTACTTCAGCTACGAATTACAACGGCTAGCAAATTTTGGCTTAGTTTTTACCTATCGTCGCATCTGGAGTCCCACCAAAGGACAACCCGTAACATTTAACGGCGTAAATTTTTCTGCCCCCACACCAGGGGACATCTCCATGCAAAACTGGACTTGGGGTAACGACTATCGCCCCGGTACAGCTAAAGATAACCTAGTTTACACTCGTCAGCAGTTACAAAGTACAGGACAATTAAAACCCGGTGGTTGGATGGGTGGGCTACGAACCCAAACCCTGCGTAAAGGTGAAGAAAACGCCCTGGCTTACTACTACTGGTTAGTAGCAGGAACCACAGATTCCCAATTAGGGCAAGGTGTGAAGCAGCAACAAACAAATAACCGTTTATTAACCGGACTAAATTCCCCAATGGGAACAGCCCACGGTTTATCAAAATATCCCTATATGCGGGAAGGCAGACGCATTATCGGCCGTCCTAGTTGGGGACAACCCGGAGGGTTTAGCATTTGGGAAATTGATATTTCTCGTCGAGATTACAATGATGAGTACTATCGCCAAACCTTGCCAGCAGATATGTATCGGCAACTAAAAGCGGCATTGGCAGGTTTAGAAGCAGTATCAGTTATTTCTGGGCAAGTTTCCCCCGATAAAGCCCTCAGACGGACTCGTTCTACCATCTTCCCCGATGCGGTGGGTATTGGTCACTACGCGATTGACTTTCATCCCTGCATGGTAAATAGCCCACCAGAAGCCCCCGGTAACAAAGAACGTCCAGGAGAAAGGCGCGGTGGTGGACAAGCCTATCCTTTCCAAATTGCCCTGAGAGCAATGATTCCCCAAAAAATTGATAACTTATTAGTAGGTGGTAAAAGCATTGCTACTAGTCATATAGCTGCTGCTGCTTATCGCGTCCACTCCTTTGAATGGTCATCTGGCGCAGCTGCGGGAACTATTGCTGCCTTCTCCTTGAAAAATGGAGTTGCACCTTACCAATTAGTAGACAATTTACCCAAACCAGAACCCCAACTACAAGCCCTCAAACGTCTATTAGAAAAAAACGGCAACCCAACAGCTTTCCCTGATACTTCCATCTTTAACGAAAATTGGGAAGACTGGCGGTAA
- the clpS gene encoding ATP-dependent Clp protease adapter ClpS, which yields MFTKLSTDIYAMSTAPTVTPEKSSQTVRKHYPNYKVIVLNDDFNTFQHVAECLMKYIPGMTGDLAWDLTNQVHYEGQAIVWVGPQEPAELYHQQLRRAGLTMAPLEAA from the coding sequence ATGTTTACAAAACTTTCAACAGATATTTATGCCATGAGTACAGCACCAACTGTCACTCCAGAAAAGTCTAGTCAAACAGTCCGTAAGCATTACCCGAATTATAAAGTGATCGTTTTGAATGATGACTTTAATACTTTTCAACACGTCGCTGAGTGTTTGATGAAGTATATTCCGGGGATGACTGGAGATTTGGCTTGGGATTTGACTAACCAAGTTCATTATGAAGGACAAGCGATCGTTTGGGTAGGCCCCCAGGAGCCAGCAGAATTGTACCACCAACAACTGCGTCGAGCCGGATTAACTATGGCTCCTCTAGAGGCTGCTTAA
- a CDS encoding DUF2103 domain-containing protein: MGKSTPDHQKANTHKDGRLVWNHSTHIPGLIPILERLCQQHGIQTVTPGVIARAKGHAPKMQLRVSVPILGGYKIIARHGKTVQEVFILTTLDQDKLVETIAIAMKL, encoded by the coding sequence ATGGGCAAATCGACACCCGACCACCAAAAAGCTAATACTCACAAAGATGGTAGACTAGTTTGGAATCATTCGACCCATATTCCTGGACTCATACCCATTTTAGAGCGTTTATGTCAGCAGCATGGCATTCAAACTGTGACACCAGGAGTTATTGCTAGAGCAAAAGGTCATGCCCCGAAAATGCAATTGCGTGTGTCTGTACCGATTCTGGGGGGCTATAAAATTATTGCCCGGCATGGTAAAACAGTACAAGAGGTGTTTATTCTGACGACGCTTGATCAGGATAAACTGGTAGAAACGATTGCGATCGCCATGAAACTATAA
- a CDS encoding form I ribulose bisphosphate carboxylase large subunit, whose amino-acid sequence MSYAQTKTQAKAGYKAGVQDYRLTYYTPDYTPKDTDILAAFRVTPQPGVPFEEAAAAVAAESSTGTWTTVWTDLLTDLDRYKGRCYDIEPVPGEDNQFIAYIAYPLDLFEEGSITNVLTSIVGNVFGFKALRALRLEDLRFPVAYIKTFQGPPHGIQVERDKINKYGRPLLGCTIKPKLGLSAKNYGRAVYECLRGGLDFTKDDENINSAPFQRWRDRFLFVAEAISKAQAETGEIKGHYLNVTAPTCEEMLKRAEFAKELKQPIIMHDYLTAGFTANTTLARWCRDNGILLHIHRAMHAVIDRQKNHGIHFRVLAKALRLSGGDHIHTGTVVGKLEGERGITMGFVDLLRENYIEQDKSRGIYFTQDWASLPGVMAVASGGIHIWHMPALVEIFGDDSVLQFGGGTLGHPWGNAPGATANRVALEACVQARNEGRNLAREGNDIIREAAKWSPELAVACELWKEIKFEFEAVDTV is encoded by the coding sequence ATGTCTTACGCTCAAACGAAGACTCAAGCAAAAGCTGGGTATAAAGCCGGGGTTCAAGATTACAGACTAACTTATTACACACCTGATTACACACCAAAAGATACAGATATTCTGGCGGCGTTCCGTGTTACACCCCAGCCCGGAGTTCCTTTTGAGGAAGCGGCTGCGGCGGTAGCGGCTGAGTCTTCTACTGGTACTTGGACGACTGTATGGACTGACTTGTTGACCGACCTAGATCGTTACAAAGGTCGTTGTTATGACATCGAACCTGTTCCCGGCGAAGACAACCAATTTATTGCTTACATTGCCTATCCCCTGGATCTGTTTGAAGAAGGCTCTATCACCAACGTTTTAACCTCAATTGTCGGTAACGTATTTGGTTTTAAAGCTCTGCGAGCATTGCGTTTGGAAGACCTACGCTTTCCTGTAGCTTACATCAAGACCTTCCAAGGGCCTCCTCACGGTATCCAAGTTGAGCGTGACAAAATCAACAAATATGGTCGTCCTTTGTTGGGTTGTACCATCAAACCTAAATTAGGTCTGTCTGCGAAGAACTATGGACGCGCTGTATACGAGTGTTTGCGCGGTGGTTTGGACTTCACTAAAGACGACGAAAACATCAACTCTGCACCATTCCAAAGATGGCGCGATCGCTTCTTGTTTGTAGCTGAAGCCATCAGCAAAGCCCAAGCCGAAACTGGTGAAATCAAAGGTCACTACCTGAACGTAACTGCACCTACTTGCGAAGAAATGCTCAAGCGGGCTGAGTTTGCCAAAGAACTCAAGCAGCCCATCATCATGCACGACTACCTAACCGCAGGTTTCACCGCTAACACCACCTTGGCTCGTTGGTGTCGTGACAACGGTATTCTACTGCACATCCACCGCGCGATGCACGCAGTTATCGACCGTCAAAAGAACCACGGTATTCACTTCCGTGTATTAGCTAAAGCCCTACGTCTATCTGGTGGTGACCACATCCACACCGGTACAGTGGTTGGTAAATTGGAAGGTGAACGTGGCATCACAATGGGCTTCGTTGACCTATTGCGTGAAAACTATATCGAGCAAGACAAGTCTCGTGGTATTTACTTTACTCAAGACTGGGCTTCTCTACCTGGCGTAATGGCAGTTGCTTCCGGTGGTATCCATATCTGGCATATGCCTGCTCTAGTAGAAATCTTTGGAGATGACTCCGTACTACAATTCGGTGGTGGTACTCTGGGACACCCCTGGGGTAACGCTCCTGGTGCTACAGCTAACCGCGTAGCTTTAGAAGCTTGCGTTCAAGCTCGTAACGAAGGTCGCAACTTGGCCCGTGAAGGTAATGACATTATCCGCGAAGCTGCTAAGTGGTCTCCTGAGTTAGCTGTGGCTTGCGAACTGTGGAAAGAAATCAAATTCGAGTTTGAGGCCGTAGATACCGTCTGA
- a CDS encoding chaperonin family protein RbcX, producing the protein MNLKQIAKDTARTLQSYLTYQALRTVMAQLSETNPPLSIWLHNFSAGKVQDGEVYLEQLFREKPDLALRIMTVREHIVEEVADFLPEMVRAGIQQANMEQRRQHLERMTQLSLSNVSLELGEQASSDPNLDNLSS; encoded by the coding sequence ATGAACCTCAAGCAAATTGCGAAAGATACAGCGAGAACTCTCCAAAGTTACCTGACATATCAGGCACTGCGGACTGTGATGGCACAGTTAAGCGAAACTAATCCTCCCTTGTCTATCTGGCTGCACAACTTTTCTGCCGGAAAAGTTCAAGACGGAGAAGTATATCTCGAACAGTTATTCCGGGAAAAGCCTGACTTGGCGTTACGGATTATGACAGTCAGAGAACACATAGTTGAGGAAGTTGCCGACTTTTTACCGGAAATGGTTCGTGCTGGTATTCAACAAGCCAACATGGAACAACGCCGTCAGCATCTAGAACGCATGACGCAACTGAGTTTATCTAACGTCAGCCTGGAATTAGGGGAACAAGCAAGTTCTGATCCTAACTTGGATAATTTATCCAGTTAA
- a CDS encoding ribulose bisphosphate carboxylase small subunit — translation MQTLPKERRYETLSYLPPLTDVQIEKQVQYILSQGYIPAVEFNETSEPTELYWTMWKLPLFGAKTSREVLAEVQSCRSQYPTHYIRVVGFDNIKQCQILSFIVHKPSRY, via the coding sequence ATGCAAACCCTACCAAAAGAGCGTCGTTACGAAACCCTTTCTTATTTACCTCCCCTCACCGACGTTCAAATCGAAAAGCAAGTTCAATACATTTTGAGCCAAGGCTATATTCCAGCAGTTGAGTTCAACGAAACTTCTGAGCCTACCGAACTGTATTGGACAATGTGGAAATTGCCTTTATTTGGTGCAAAAACTTCCCGCGAAGTATTGGCAGAAGTTCAATCTTGCCGTTCTCAATATCCTACCCACTACATCCGTGTTGTAGGTTTTGACAACATCAAGCAGTGTCAAATTCTCAGCTTCATTGTTCACAAACCCAGCAGATACTAA
- a CDS encoding aminoglycoside N(3)-acetyltransferase, translated as MSESQVIASTPSPRTRHSLATDLFNAGLNSNMTVIVHSSLSSLGWVCGGSVAVVQALMDVITPAGNLVMPTHSGDLSDPVSWQKPPVPQEWWSIIRETMPAFDPKVTPTRGMGKIVETFRTSENVLRSSHPQVSFAAWGKDAEKIVLDHSLDYSLGENSPLARLYDLNAWVLLLGVGYENCTSFHLAEYRVGRGKPVKRGAPILEAGQPIWQWFSDIDFDSSCFVEIGEAWEKTGEVKISTVGSAQSKLFNMRNAVDFAVTWLRDYL; from the coding sequence ATGAGTGAATCGCAAGTAATTGCCAGCACACCATCACCTCGCACTCGCCATAGTCTAGCCACGGACTTATTCAATGCAGGCCTAAACTCAAATATGACCGTAATAGTCCATTCATCTCTTAGTTCACTTGGTTGGGTTTGTGGCGGTTCAGTTGCAGTAGTTCAAGCATTGATGGATGTAATTACGCCAGCCGGAAATTTGGTAATGCCTACCCATTCTGGTGATTTGTCTGATCCTGTTAGCTGGCAAAAACCACCAGTTCCTCAAGAGTGGTGGTCTATTATTCGTGAAACTATGCCAGCTTTCGACCCGAAAGTAACTCCAACGCGAGGGATGGGAAAAATTGTTGAAACCTTCCGAACTTCGGAAAATGTGTTGCGCAGTTCTCATCCACAGGTTTCTTTTGCTGCTTGGGGAAAAGATGCTGAAAAGATAGTTTTAGATCATTCTCTGGACTACTCTTTAGGTGAAAATTCACCGTTAGCACGTCTCTATGATCTGAATGCCTGGGTATTGTTATTGGGAGTTGGATATGAAAATTGTACGAGTTTTCATTTAGCTGAGTATAGAGTTGGTCGAGGAAAGCCAGTTAAAAGGGGCGCGCCTATTCTAGAAGCTGGACAACCAATTTGGCAATGGTTCTCAGATATTGATTTTGATAGTAGCTGTTTTGTGGAAATAGGCGAAGCTTGGGAAAAAACTGGTGAAGTGAAAATTTCTACCGTTGGTTCTGCACAAAGCAAACTATTTAATATGAGAAATGCTGTTGATTTTGCGGTTACTTGGTTGAGAGATTATTTATAA
- a CDS encoding YdcF family protein, with translation MHKKNRIPHRKLIFITVTSALLFAIVSTATSIYVYGNNSQNIKADAAIVLGAAVWGEQPSPVFRERINHAINLYKNGNVNKIIFTGGVGDSNELAEAVVGQRYAIDKGIKSSDILTETQSRTTHQNLKNALEVIRNHQQLTKFLIVSDPLHLKRAVLMAKNLGIDAYPAPTPTTRYRSLQSQMEFLGRETYFYLVYLVFKI, from the coding sequence ATGCACAAAAAAAATCGAATTCCTCATCGTAAACTAATTTTTATTACTGTCACATCTGCACTGTTATTTGCTATTGTCTCTACCGCAACTAGTATTTATGTGTATGGTAATAATAGTCAAAATATCAAAGCTGATGCCGCCATTGTTCTTGGCGCAGCCGTCTGGGGAGAACAACCTTCACCAGTGTTTCGAGAAAGAATTAATCATGCCATTAATTTGTATAAAAATGGCAATGTGAATAAAATCATTTTTACTGGCGGAGTTGGAGACAGTAATGAACTTGCCGAAGCTGTTGTTGGTCAACGCTATGCCATAGATAAAGGAATAAAATCGAGCGATATATTGACAGAAACGCAGTCTCGTACAACTCACCAAAACCTAAAAAATGCTCTAGAAGTCATCCGCAATCATCAACAATTAACTAAATTTTTGATTGTCAGCGATCCGTTACATTTAAAACGAGCAGTATTAATGGCAAAAAACTTAGGAATAGATGCTTATCCTGCACCTACTCCTACAACTCGCTATCGCAGTTTACAAAGTCAAATGGAATTTTTAGGGCGAGAAACTTATTTTTATCTTGTCTACTTGGTATTTAAAATTTAG
- a CDS encoding CHASE2 domain-containing serine/threonine-protein kinase has translation MISAISHKLRTAFVKDHSYRDTTTSKHWWQIVLVTSLGVTALVWGVRELKWLQSWELKAYDQMLRSRPTEAPDSRILLVTVTEEDLAKTKWPLSDEIIDKLLARLESYQPRVIALNIYRPNQKDLGVWLEHHRVILSTCLSSSMGRAEIPPPPNFPIENVGYNDLMPDTEEDQIVRRALLFFEPTDSKCATQFSSAALAAISYLEQTDIHVDFAKHNFRLGKKVFPILTSNSGSYEGVDAKGYQILLNYRHPNYLAQTVTLTQVLNNQVDPNLVKDRLVMIGTTAPSVHPGLYTPYSAAPGQPVRTPPIFIHAQIASQLLSTVLDGRTLIWYWPDWAELIWVWGWSLVGSLLGWRWRHPLLLAIVGSIALTVLVGICAGVFLQAGWIPLIPPALALVMSGVSVMTYTTYRTQQQTKVIMLQVEKQQEVIEQLNILLQDTQAPDSTTALYDQHSHTTSATVTPAQNTGELLLAGRYDISKVLAAGGFGRTYLAQDTQRPGNPTCVVKKLMPARRDTKFLQVARRLFITEAEILEALGKHPQIPGLLAYFEINDEFYLVEEYIPGHTLSEELPPMKNVQSEVFVVEMIKGILEILAFVHEHRVIHRDVKPANIIRSAADQRLVLIDFGAVKLMQPPTDEKTELATVAIGTRGYSPPEQFAGHPRLASDIYAVGMMGIQALTGILPQELQPDPQTGNVMWRQTTQVSEELAQILDKMVRYHFSDRYQSVAAVLQDLNQIADFIHTSSAARVSHKTSR, from the coding sequence GTGATTAGTGCAATCTCTCATAAACTCCGAACTGCGTTTGTCAAAGATCATAGTTATCGTGATACGACTACTAGTAAGCACTGGTGGCAAATAGTTTTAGTCACTAGTCTGGGAGTCACGGCTTTGGTATGGGGCGTGAGGGAATTAAAATGGTTGCAGTCTTGGGAGTTGAAAGCTTACGATCAAATGCTGCGTTCTCGTCCCACAGAAGCACCAGACTCACGAATTTTGCTGGTGACGGTAACGGAAGAGGATTTAGCAAAAACCAAATGGCCTCTGTCGGATGAGATTATTGACAAACTGCTAGCTAGATTAGAATCTTATCAACCACGTGTCATTGCTCTGAATATTTACCGACCAAATCAAAAAGATTTAGGTGTTTGGCTAGAACATCACAGGGTTATTCTTAGCACTTGCTTATCTAGTAGCATGGGTAGGGCAGAAATTCCCCCACCACCTAATTTTCCTATAGAAAATGTCGGCTATAACGATTTGATGCCTGACACAGAGGAAGATCAAATTGTCCGTCGTGCTTTGCTATTTTTTGAACCTACGGATAGTAAATGTGCGACGCAATTTTCATCTGCGGCTTTAGCAGCCATTAGCTATTTAGAACAAACAGATATTCACGTAGATTTTGCCAAACATAATTTTCGTTTGGGTAAAAAAGTCTTTCCCATCCTCACATCTAATTCTGGTAGCTATGAAGGTGTGGATGCTAAAGGTTATCAAATATTATTAAATTACCGCCATCCTAATTACTTAGCTCAAACAGTCACACTCACGCAAGTTTTAAATAATCAAGTTGACCCTAATTTGGTTAAAGACCGTTTAGTGATGATTGGCACAACTGCCCCTAGTGTTCATCCTGGCTTATATACACCTTACAGTGCTGCACCAGGGCAACCAGTGAGAACGCCGCCGATTTTTATCCACGCACAGATAGCCAGTCAGTTACTCAGTACGGTCTTGGATGGAAGAACTCTCATTTGGTACTGGCCTGACTGGGCAGAATTGATCTGGGTGTGGGGTTGGTCATTAGTTGGTAGTCTTTTAGGATGGCGGTGGCGACATCCGTTATTACTCGCCATAGTCGGGAGTATAGCCCTGACTGTTTTGGTGGGAATCTGTGCTGGTGTCTTCCTCCAAGCCGGATGGATACCCTTGATTCCCCCAGCTTTAGCCTTAGTGATGAGTGGTGTGAGTGTAATGACTTACACTACATATCGCACACAGCAGCAAACCAAAGTCATTATGCTGCAAGTAGAAAAACAACAAGAGGTAATTGAGCAGTTAAATATCCTCTTGCAGGATACTCAAGCCCCTGACAGTACCACAGCCCTCTATGACCAACATTCTCATACTACCTCTGCCACAGTCACACCAGCCCAAAATACTGGTGAATTGTTGTTGGCGGGTCGTTATGATATCTCCAAAGTCTTGGCTGCTGGTGGGTTTGGTCGTACCTATTTAGCTCAGGATACTCAAAGGCCGGGGAATCCTACTTGTGTGGTGAAAAAATTAATGCCGGCACGCAGGGATACAAAATTTCTGCAAGTGGCACGGAGGTTATTTATTACGGAAGCAGAGATTTTAGAAGCGTTGGGTAAACATCCGCAAATTCCTGGACTGTTGGCTTATTTTGAAATAAATGACGAGTTTTATTTAGTTGAAGAATATATTCCTGGACATACTTTAAGTGAAGAGTTACCACCGATGAAAAATGTCCAGAGTGAAGTTTTTGTGGTTGAGATGATCAAAGGAATTTTAGAGATTTTAGCATTTGTCCATGAACATCGCGTAATTCATCGGGATGTGAAACCAGCTAATATTATTAGGTCGGCAGCAGATCAGCGATTAGTATTAATTGACTTTGGTGCAGTCAAATTAATGCAACCACCAACCGATGAAAAAACAGAATTAGCAACAGTAGCTATCGGCACACGGGGCTATTCTCCACCAGAACAATTTGCAGGTCATCCCCGCTTGGCTAGTGATATCTATGCTGTGGGCATGATGGGGATTCAAGCCTTGACTGGTATATTACCTCAAGAACTCCAGCCAGACCCACAAACGGGTAATGTGATGTGGCGACAGACAACACAAGTAAGTGAAGAATTAGCACAGATTTTAGATAAAATGGTGCGTTATCATTTTAGCGATCGCTATCAATCAGTTGCCGCAGTTTTACAAGACTTAAACCAAATCGCTGATTTCATCCACACATCATCAGCAGCGCGAGTTTCTCATAAAACGAGTAGATAA
- a CDS encoding VOC family protein: MTQGQETAIAGIYEVCIGVPDPIFAIQYWEQFGYRIGQVGELSPAAASQLYGVNSALRSIRLYHQNADHGLIRLMVWQNSTNPGLGLVSMKVKGNRWATSLTADLLTILNHAEDAKAAGWSIRYGYPYWEVIYHKERKSRPFVHEAVGVREMLLLQPLTRQVLFQRFGYTLPHYGEINRTCAFQTSQFTHMGIVVQDDSKESLKFYEDVLGLLRVRDDVETSYESSPAGRDIFDLLPGEKFIVTTFDDPRSSQSDLMAARSGRLYVIRFPNEMNLESKLEASQPGSLGMSLYTYRVRGIETYSDRIQSSSASKFTSIIENEFREKSFSFVAPDGYFWNLVEGY, from the coding sequence ATGACTCAGGGGCAAGAAACTGCTATTGCAGGCATCTATGAAGTGTGTATTGGTGTCCCAGACCCCATTTTTGCGATTCAGTATTGGGAGCAATTTGGTTATCGTATTGGTCAAGTAGGTGAATTATCCCCAGCCGCAGCTAGTCAACTATATGGGGTAAATTCTGCTTTACGTTCAATTCGTCTCTATCACCAAAATGCAGATCATGGTTTAATTCGGTTGATGGTTTGGCAAAACTCCACAAATCCGGGGTTGGGGTTAGTGTCGATGAAAGTTAAGGGTAATCGTTGGGCCACTAGCTTAACTGCTGACCTATTGACCATCTTAAATCATGCAGAAGATGCTAAAGCTGCAGGTTGGTCTATCAGGTATGGTTATCCTTACTGGGAAGTTATTTATCACAAAGAAAGAAAAAGCCGTCCATTTGTTCACGAGGCGGTAGGGGTGCGAGAGATGTTGTTGTTGCAACCCTTAACTCGACAGGTTTTATTTCAAAGGTTTGGTTATACCTTACCTCACTACGGAGAAATTAATCGGACTTGTGCTTTTCAAACCAGTCAGTTTACCCACATGGGTATTGTTGTTCAGGATGACAGCAAGGAAAGCTTGAAATTTTACGAAGATGTTTTAGGTTTGTTGCGGGTGCGTGATGATGTAGAAACTAGTTATGAGTCTTCACCAGCCGGACGAGATATTTTTGACTTGCTACCAGGGGAAAAATTTATTGTCACTACCTTTGATGATCCTCGTTCTTCTCAGTCTGATTTGATGGCGGCGCGGAGTGGTAGACTTTACGTTATTCGCTTTCCCAATGAGATGAACTTAGAGTCAAAGCTAGAAGCATCACAGCCTGGTAGTTTGGGAATGTCTCTTTACACTTACCGGGTGCGGGGAATAGAGACATATAGCGATCGCATTCAGTCCAGTTCTGCATCAAAATTTACTAGTATCATCGAGAACGAGTTCCGAGAGAAAAGTTTCTCTTTCGTTGCACCTGATGGTTATTTTTGGAATTTGGTAGAAGGGTATTGA